In Glycine max cultivar Williams 82 chromosome 7, Glycine_max_v4.0, whole genome shotgun sequence, a single window of DNA contains:
- the LOC100815454 gene encoding ankyrin repeat-containing protein At2g01680, translated as MDSNSKAMCFVTHQAIFNAVRCGDLEGLKQQLKNKGAEGVSEVMSMQNDAGETILYIAAEIGLREVFSFLLGLCDMEVLKIRAKSDLNPLHVAAKGGHFDIVREILSTWPEVCKLCNSSNTSPLYFAAVQDHLDVVNAILDVDVSSMMIVRKNGKTALHNAARYGILRIVKALIARDPGIVCIKDRKGQTALHMAVKGQSTSVVEEILQADLTILNERDKKGNTALHMATRKCRPQIVSLLLTYTALNVNAINNQKETALDLADKLRYGDSALEIKEALTECGAKHARHIGKVDETMELKRAVSDIRHEVQSQLIQNEKTRKRVSGIAKELKKIHREAVQNTINSVTVVAVLFGSIAFMALFSLPGQYRKKQPDAGEANIANDAAFSAFCLLNATALFLSLAVVVAQITLVAWDTRSQRQVVSVINKLMWAACACTCGTFLAISFVVVGDETWLAISVTLLGAPILLGTLAYLCYFVFRRRFGHCSDSQRLVKRPSGSKSFSWSYSVNISDVDDYDSDPMKIYAL; from the exons ATGGACTCAAACTCAAAGGCTATGTGCTTCGTAACCCACCAAGCCATCTTCAACGCGGTTCGATGTGGGGACCTTGAAGGGCTCAAGCAGCAGCTGAAAAACAAGGGTGCTGAGGGGGTTTCTGAGGTCATGTCTATGCAGAACGATGCAGGGGAAACCATTTTGTACATAGCTGCTGAGATTGGTCTTCGTGAGGTGTTCAGCTTCTTGCTTGGTTTATGTGACATGGAGGTGCTGAAGATCAGGGCCAAATCGGATTTGAACCCCTTGCACGTTGCAGCCAAAGGTGGCCATTTCG ATATTGTAAGGGAAATTTTGAGTACTTGGCCTGAGGTTTGTAAGTTATGCAACTCCTCTAACACTAGTCCCTTATATTTCGCTGCTGTCCAAGATCATTTGGATGTAGTGAACGCAATATTGGATGTTGATGTGAGTTCAATGATGATAGTAAGGAAAAATGGCAAAACTGCATTGCACAATGCTGCAAGGTATGGCATCCTTCGCATTGTAAAAGCACTGATTGCCCGGGATCCCGGAATAGTCTGCATCAAAGATAGAAAGGGTCAAACTGCACTGCATATGGCTGTGAAAGGACAAAGTACTTCAGTGGTGGAGGAGATATTACAAGCTGACCTTACGATATTGAATGAACGAGATAAGAAGGGTAACACAGCTCTTCACATGGCTACCAGGAAATGCCGTCCACAG ATAGTGAGCCTTTTGTTAACCTACACAGCTCTGAATGTCAATGCCATCAATAATCAGAAGGAAACAGCCTTGGATTTGGCAGATAAACTGCGATATGGAGATTCAGCTTTGGAAATCAAGGAGGCCCTTACAGAATGTGGTGCCAAGCATGCCAGGCATATTGGGAAAGTGGATGAAACCATGGAACTAAAAAGAGCTGTGAGTGATATAAGGCATGAGGTGCAGTCACAGCTCATACAGAATGAAAAAACTCGCAAAAGAGTTTCCGGTATTGCTAAGGAATTGAAGAAAATTCATAGAGAGGCAGTTCAAAACACCATCAATTCTGTCACAGTGGTAGCTGTCCTATTTGGGTCAATAGCTTTCATGGCCTTATTCAGTCTACCTGGTCAATACCGAAAGAAGCAACCAGACGCTGGGGAAGCAAATATAGCCAATGATGCCGCCTTCAGTGCTTTCTGCCTTTTGAATGCTACAGCTCTTTTCCTTTCACTTGCAGTTGTTGTTGCTCAAATCACTTTGGTGGCTTGGGATACAAGGTCTCAAAGGCAGGTTGTGTCAGTGATTAACAAGCTAATGTGGGCTGCTTGTGCCTGCACTTGTGGTACTTTTCTTGCTATATCATTCGTGGTTGTTGGAGATGAAACATGGCTGGCTATTAGTGTCACACTTTTGGGGGCACCAATTCTACTTGGTACTCTAGCATACTTGTGCTACTTTGTTTTTAGGCGACGCTTTGGACACTGCAGTGATTCCCAGAGATTAGTCAAGAGACCAAGTGGAAGCAAATCATTCTCATGGTCTTACTCAGTTAACATATCAGATGTGGATGATTATGATTCTGATCCTATGAAGATATATGCTCTATAA
- the LOC100791693 gene encoding uncharacterized protein isoform X2, with translation MANIRDFEFGEPIGCGGSEEDEFADSCNAAASAKTKCETKKGPMDKFCKNPENAISRRKMEMLRQMNIRESMDKNEVLKVHQHIAHFWYQAGLSFNLIKLKNFENMVAAIGQYGPHLPIPSYHDIRVPLLKKEVEYTENLMKGHREQWVKYGCTIMSDAWTDRKQRCIINFLINSQAGTMFLKFVDGSDFVKTGEKLFELLDAIVEEVGEENVVQVVTDNGSNYVLAGKLLEEKRKHIYLTPCAAHCIDLMLEDIGKLPLIRKTIRRAINLVGFIYAHSNTLSLSRNFTNKRELVRHAITRLATSYLTLERLHKEKANIRKMFTSDEWTLNKLSKEPKGKEAAKVVLMPSFWNSVVYILKVMAPLVKVLRLVDGEKKPAMGYIYEAMDKAKETIIMFFNSNESKYKDVFAIIDKRWNCQLHKPLHAAAHFLNPEFFYDNTDLEFDFEVTNGLFECI, from the coding sequence ATGGCAAATATAAGAGATTTTGAATTTGGTGAACCAATTGGATGTGGTGGAAGTGAAGAAGATGAGTTTGCGGACTCTTGTAATGCTGCTGCAAGTGCAAAGACAAAGTGTGAAACTAAAAAAGGACCAATggacaaattttgtaaaaatccaGAAAATGCAATCAGTCGGAGAAAAATGGAGATGTTGAGGCAAATGAACATTAGAGAGTCAATGGATAAGAATGAAGTATTGAAGGTGCATCAACATATTGCTCACTTTTGGTATCAAGCAGGTTTGTCATTCAACctcattaaattgaaaaactttGAGAATATGGTTGCAGCCATTGGTCAATATGGGCCACATTTACCCATTCCTAGCTATCATGACATTAGAGTTCCACTTCTCAAGAAGGAAGTTGAATATACTGAAAATTTGATGAAAGGCCATAGGGAGCAATGGGTCAAGTATGGTTGTACTATTATGTCTGATGCATGGACTGATCGGAAACAAAGatgcatcattaattttttgattaacTCTCAAGCTGGTACcatgtttttgaagtttgttgaTGGCTCTGATTTTGTAAAGACAGGTGAAAAGCTTTTTGAGTTGCTTGATGCCATTGTGGAGGAAGTTGGAGAAGAGAATGTTGTTCAAGTTGTAACCGATAATGGGAGCAACTATGTTTTAGCGGGTAAGTTGTTGGAGGAGAAAAGGAAACATATTTATTTGACTCCTTGTGCAGCTCATTGTATTGATTTGATGCTTGAAGATATTGGGAAGCTTCCCTTGATAAGGAAGACAATTAGAAGGGCAATTAATCTAGTTGGATTTATCTATGCCCATTCTAATACCTTAAGTTTGTCGAGAAATTTTACAAACAAGAGGGAATTGGTGAGACATGCTATTACTAGACTTGCCACTTCTTATCTAACCTTGGAAAGGCTccacaaagagaaagcaaatATTAGAAAGATGTTTACTTCTGATgaatggaccttgaacaagctatCTAAGGAGCCTAAGGGAAAAGAAGCTGCAAAGGTAGTTCTCATGCCTTCTTTTTGGAATAGTGTGGTTTACATTCTTAAAGTCATGGCTCCACTTGTGAAAGTGCTTCGTCTTGTGGATGGTGAAAAGAAACCAGCCATGGGCTATATTTATGAAGCAATGGACAAggcaaaagaaacaattatcaTGTTTTTTAACAGCAATGAAAGCAAGTACAAAGATGTGTTTGCAATCATTGATAAAAGATGGAATTGTCAGCTTCATAAGCCATTGCATGCAGCTGCCCACTTCTTAAATCCAGAGTTCTTTTATGACAACACTGacttggagtttgattttgaggtCACCAATGGTTTGTTTGAGTGCATTTAG